The proteins below are encoded in one region of Streptomyces ficellus:
- a CDS encoding acyl-CoA dehydrogenase family protein: protein MRRTVFDEDHEAFRETIRAFIEAEVVPVYDEWFAAGQAPRDFYHKLGELGVFGINVPEEFGGAGLDTHKFEAVLYEETSRAGVNFGGSGVHVLLALPYIKMLATDEQKKRYLPNFVSGEEMWALAMTEPGTGSDVAGMKTTAKLSEDGTHYVLNGAKTFITGGVHADRVIVCARTSAPSAEDRRFGISLFAVDTKSEGYSIGRKLDKLGLRTSDTAELAFVDVKVPVEDLLGEEGKGFYYLGHNLASERWGIAFGAYAQAKAAIRFAQQYVTDRTVFGKPVAHFQNTKFELAACQAEVDAAEAVADRALEALDAGELTPAEAASAKLFCTEVAHRVIDRCLQLHGGYGYMNEYPIARLYADNRVNRIYGGTSEIMKTIIAKSMGL, encoded by the coding sequence GTGCGCCGTACCGTATTCGACGAGGACCACGAGGCGTTCCGGGAGACCATCCGCGCCTTCATCGAGGCCGAGGTCGTCCCCGTCTACGACGAGTGGTTCGCGGCGGGCCAGGCGCCGCGCGACTTCTACCACAAGCTCGGTGAGCTGGGCGTCTTCGGGATCAACGTGCCCGAGGAGTTCGGCGGCGCGGGTCTGGACACCCACAAGTTCGAGGCCGTCCTGTACGAGGAGACCTCCCGCGCGGGCGTGAACTTCGGCGGCTCCGGCGTGCACGTGCTGCTCGCCCTGCCGTACATCAAGATGCTCGCCACCGACGAGCAGAAGAAGCGCTACCTGCCGAACTTCGTCTCCGGCGAGGAGATGTGGGCACTGGCGATGACCGAGCCGGGCACCGGCTCCGACGTCGCGGGCATGAAGACCACCGCCAAGCTCTCCGAGGACGGCACGCACTACGTCCTCAACGGCGCCAAGACCTTCATCACCGGCGGCGTCCACGCCGACCGCGTGATCGTGTGCGCCCGCACCTCCGCGCCCAGCGCCGAGGACCGCCGCTTCGGCATCTCGCTCTTCGCGGTGGACACCAAGTCCGAGGGCTACTCCATCGGCCGCAAGCTGGACAAGCTGGGCCTGCGCACCTCCGACACCGCCGAGCTGGCCTTCGTCGACGTCAAGGTGCCGGTCGAGGACCTGCTCGGCGAGGAGGGCAAGGGCTTCTACTACCTCGGCCACAACCTGGCCTCCGAGCGCTGGGGCATCGCCTTCGGCGCGTACGCGCAGGCCAAGGCCGCGATCCGGTTCGCGCAGCAGTACGTCACCGACCGCACGGTCTTCGGCAAGCCGGTCGCCCACTTCCAGAACACCAAGTTCGAGCTGGCCGCCTGCCAGGCCGAGGTGGACGCGGCCGAGGCCGTCGCCGACCGCGCCCTGGAGGCCCTGGACGCGGGCGAGCTGACCCCCGCCGAGGCCGCCTCCGCGAAGCTGTTCTGCACCGAGGTCGCCCACCGCGTCATCGACCGCTGCCTCCAGCTGCACGGCGGCTACGGCTACATGAACGAGTACCCGATCGCCCGCCTGTACGCGGACAACCGCGTCAACCGCATCTACGGCGGCACCAGCGAGATCATGAAGACGATCATCGCGAAGTCGATGGGCCTGTAA
- a CDS encoding helix-turn-helix domain-containing protein, producing the protein MPKDAAVEEFAGLVRALKARDGRSYEALGRRLSVSASTLHRYCSGATVPEEFGVVDRLALLCGADEEERRALEAAWTEADRARRRAAAPVPSPPPVSAAPASHPEPSAPEPGPAPDPDPAPGPTAAAPPAPEAPAPGAPHSRRAARAPLLVAAAVALVVLALAAALLGHPTRTGSAAAPAPTPPARTADPLPFTWTVGSQLWQGDCGHTYLVDRAPRAVAPPPVTADAKAWAGAHGAVHGGEALVRLSLQGRSASTAVVLHALHVRVVGRAEPPPWNAYRMGEGCGGAVTPRHFAVDLDRPRPLARPVDGLDASGAEVRTIPAVSFPYKVTSSDPEELLVSARTAGCDCRWYLELEWSAGGRSGTARITDGGKPFRTSGTGGRPAYAYDSAEGRWITDAESGQNG; encoded by the coding sequence ATGCCGAAGGACGCCGCCGTCGAGGAGTTCGCGGGGCTGGTGCGCGCGCTGAAGGCGCGGGACGGGAGGAGTTACGAGGCGCTGGGCCGGCGTCTGAGCGTCAGCGCGTCCACCCTCCACCGCTACTGCTCCGGCGCGACCGTCCCGGAGGAGTTCGGCGTGGTCGACCGCCTCGCCCTGCTGTGCGGGGCGGACGAGGAGGAACGGCGGGCCCTGGAGGCGGCCTGGACGGAGGCGGACCGAGCCCGCCGCCGGGCGGCCGCGCCCGTGCCCTCGCCCCCGCCCGTGTCGGCCGCGCCGGCATCGCACCCGGAACCGTCCGCGCCGGAACCGGGCCCCGCCCCGGACCCCGACCCCGCCCCGGGCCCGACCGCCGCCGCCCCGCCCGCGCCGGAGGCGCCCGCCCCGGGGGCGCCCCACTCCCGTCGTGCCGCCCGCGCTCCGCTCCTCGTCGCCGCCGCCGTCGCCCTCGTCGTGCTCGCGCTCGCCGCCGCCCTGCTCGGCCACCCCACCCGTACGGGTTCCGCCGCCGCTCCCGCCCCGACCCCTCCGGCGCGGACCGCGGACCCCCTCCCCTTCACCTGGACGGTCGGCTCCCAGCTCTGGCAGGGCGACTGCGGGCACACGTACCTCGTGGACCGGGCCCCGCGGGCGGTGGCCCCGCCGCCGGTCACGGCCGACGCCAAGGCGTGGGCGGGAGCGCACGGGGCCGTGCACGGCGGGGAGGCGCTGGTGCGGCTCTCGCTCCAGGGCCGGTCGGCGTCCACCGCCGTGGTCCTCCACGCCCTGCACGTCCGCGTGGTCGGGCGGGCCGAGCCGCCGCCGTGGAACGCGTACCGGATGGGCGAGGGCTGCGGCGGCGCGGTCACCCCGCGCCACTTCGCCGTGGACCTCGACCGGCCGCGCCCGCTCGCGCGGCCCGTCGACGGCCTCGACGCCTCCGGGGCCGAGGTCCGGACGATCCCGGCCGTCTCCTTCCCGTACAAGGTCACCTCCTCCGACCCCGAGGAGCTGCTCGTCTCCGCGCGGACGGCGGGCTGCGACTGCCGCTGGTACCTGGAGCTGGAGTGGAGCGCCGGGGGGCGTTCGGGGACGGCGCGGATCACGGACGGCGGGAAGCCCTTCCGCACGAGCGGGACCGGGGGGAGGCCGGCGTACGCGTACGACTCCGCCGAAGGGCGCTGGATCACAGACGCGGAGTCTGGACAGAACGGGTGA
- a CDS encoding PucR family transcriptional regulator, with the protein MSESAGALPAPPAPPVRLSALLAREDLGLRLLAGPEEADIHWVHTSEMADPFPYLLGGELLMTAGVQLPDPERYVARVVAAGAAALGFGVAPVYDTVPGALAEACARHGLPLLEVPPRTPFTAVGRAVWRLMAEARHRELRRVTEAQQALATAAARPDPVPAVLHALASRLAGRAALYAPDGSEYAAAGPAPEPEVAAALARLARVPHAGSREAGPAEGSGGGAGGPRPASAADTVAGVPLAAYALGGGQGLTLGLAPGRREPGDRTVAGVAVVLLSLLTAPHQGADEATRSAALVRLLLGAGPAEVAPLLGGGPWTVVHARGEGVPPPLGTPLVDVDVREGTVRALLPAGRDAAPHPGWALGVSAPAGPAELAAADLQAARALRRARAAHLPLARHRSGGMGALLDPDEASAYARTLLAPLSEPLRETLRAWLSLHGSWDRTATALGVHRNTVRQRIARCGEALAMDLDDAEARMELWFALRWS; encoded by the coding sequence ATGTCCGAGTCCGCCGGGGCGCTGCCGGCCCCACCGGCGCCCCCCGTCCGGCTGAGCGCGCTGCTGGCCCGGGAGGACCTGGGGCTGCGCCTGCTGGCCGGGCCGGAGGAGGCCGACATCCACTGGGTGCACACCTCCGAGATGGCCGACCCCTTCCCGTACCTGCTGGGCGGCGAGCTGCTGATGACGGCGGGGGTGCAGCTGCCGGACCCGGAGCGGTACGTGGCGCGGGTCGTCGCGGCGGGTGCGGCGGCGCTGGGCTTCGGGGTGGCGCCGGTGTACGACACGGTGCCCGGGGCCCTCGCCGAGGCGTGCGCCCGGCACGGGCTGCCGCTGCTGGAGGTGCCGCCGAGGACCCCGTTCACGGCGGTGGGGCGCGCGGTGTGGCGGCTGATGGCGGAGGCCCGGCACCGGGAGCTGCGCCGGGTGACGGAGGCCCAGCAGGCGCTGGCGACCGCCGCGGCCCGGCCCGACCCGGTGCCCGCCGTGCTGCACGCGCTGGCGTCCCGGCTGGCGGGGCGGGCCGCGCTGTACGCGCCGGACGGCTCGGAGTACGCCGCCGCGGGCCCCGCCCCGGAACCCGAGGTCGCGGCGGCCCTCGCCCGGCTGGCCCGGGTGCCGCACGCGGGTTCGCGGGAGGCGGGCCCCGCGGAGGGTTCGGGCGGTGGTGCCGGTGGGCCGCGGCCCGCCTCGGCGGCCGACACCGTGGCGGGGGTGCCCCTCGCCGCGTACGCCCTCGGGGGCGGCCAGGGCCTGACGCTGGGCCTCGCCCCGGGGCGGCGGGAGCCGGGTGACCGCACGGTGGCGGGCGTCGCGGTGGTCCTCCTGTCGCTGCTCACCGCCCCGCACCAGGGCGCCGACGAGGCGACGCGCTCCGCCGCCCTGGTCCGCCTCCTGCTGGGCGCCGGCCCGGCGGAGGTGGCCCCGCTGCTGGGGGGCGGCCCGTGGACCGTGGTGCACGCGCGCGGGGAGGGCGTTCCGCCGCCGCTGGGCACCCCGCTGGTGGACGTGGACGTGCGGGAGGGGACGGTACGGGCGCTGCTGCCCGCGGGGCGCGACGCAGCCCCGCACCCGGGCTGGGCCCTCGGGGTGAGCGCCCCGGCGGGCCCCGCCGAGCTGGCCGCGGCCGACCTCCAGGCGGCCCGCGCCCTGCGCCGCGCCCGGGCGGCGCACCTGCCGTTGGCCCGGCACCGCTCCGGCGGGATGGGCGCGCTGCTGGACCCGGACGAGGCGTCCGCGTACGCGCGCACGCTCCTCGCCCCGCTCTCCGAACCCCTGCGGGAGACCCTGCGCGCGTGGCTGTCGCTGCACGGCAGCTGGGACCGCACGGCCACGGCGCTCGGGGTGCACCGCAACACGGTGCGGCAGCGGATCGCCCGGTGCGGGGAGGCGCTCGCCATGGACCTGGACGACGCGGAGGCCCGGATGGAGCTGTGGTTCGCGCTGCGGTGGTCGTGA